A stretch of the Chitinophaga sp. Cy-1792 genome encodes the following:
- the tuf gene encoding elongation factor Tu, with translation MAKETFKRDKPHVNIGTIGHVDHGKTTLTAAITTILANKGLAEKRGYDEIDAAPEEKERGITINTAHVEYQTANRHYAHVDCPGHADYVKNMITGAAQMDGAILVVAATDGPMPQTREHILLARQVGVPRVVVFMNKVDLVDDAELLELVEIEIRDLLSSNGFDGDNAPVIKGSATGALAGDDKWVGAIDELMEAVDSYIPLPPRPVDQPFLMSVEDVFSITGRGTVATGRIERGRIKVGENVEIVGLLEESLKSTCTGVEMFKKLLDEGEAGDNAGLLLRGIEKTQIRRGMVICAPGSITPHTEFKCEVYVLSKEEGGRHTPFFNKYRPQFYFRTTDVTGEVELPAGVEMVMPGDNVTLTVKLIAPIAMDKGLKFAIREGGRTVGAGQVTEIIK, from the coding sequence ATGGCAAAAGAAACCTTTAAGCGGGATAAACCCCACGTAAACATTGGTACCATCGGCCACGTGGACCACGGTAAAACTACCTTGACTGCTGCCATTACCACAATTTTGGCAAACAAGGGTCTGGCAGAGAAGAGAGGTTATGATGAGATCGATGCGGCTCCTGAAGAAAAAGAAAGAGGTATCACTATCAATACAGCACACGTTGAGTATCAGACTGCAAATCGTCACTATGCTCACGTAGATTGCCCAGGCCACGCTGACTATGTGAAAAACATGATCACTGGTGCTGCGCAGATGGACGGTGCTATCCTGGTGGTTGCTGCGACCGACGGTCCTATGCCACAAACAAGAGAGCACATCCTCCTGGCTCGTCAGGTAGGTGTTCCTCGCGTAGTTGTATTCATGAACAAAGTTGACCTGGTTGACGATGCTGAACTGCTGGAACTGGTTGAAATCGAGATCCGCGACCTGCTGAGCTCTAACGGTTTCGACGGTGATAACGCTCCTGTTATCAAAGGTTCTGCTACCGGCGCGCTGGCTGGCGATGATAAATGGGTTGGTGCTATCGACGAACTGATGGAAGCAGTAGATTCTTACATTCCTCTGCCTCCACGTCCAGTTGATCAACCATTCCTGATGTCTGTAGAGGACGTATTCTCTATCACAGGTCGTGGTACAGTAGCAACTGGTCGTATCGAACGCGGTCGCATCAAAGTTGGTGAGAACGTTGAGATCGTAGGTCTCCTGGAAGAGTCTCTGAAATCTACTTGTACTGGTGTTGAGATGTTCAAAAAATTACTGGACGAAGGTGAAGCTGGTGACAACGCTGGTCTGCTCCTCCGCGGTATTGAGAAAACTCAGATCCGTCGTGGTATGGTTATCTGCGCTCCAGGTTCCATCACTCCACACACCGAATTCAAATGCGAAGTTTACGTACTGAGCAAAGAAGAAGGTGGCCGTCACACTCCATTCTTCAACAAATACCGTCCTCAGTTCTACTTCCGTACCACTGACGTAACCGGTGAAGTTGAACTGCCTGCAGGTGTTGAAATGGTTATGCCTGGTGATAACGTTACTCTGACTGTTAAACTGATCGCTCCTATCGCGATGGATAAAGGTCTGAAGTTCGCTATCCGTGAAGGTGGCCGTACCGTAGGTGCTGGTCAGGTGACTGAAATCATCAAATAA